A single Trypanosoma brucei gambiense DAL972 chromosome 9, complete sequence DNA region contains:
- a CDS encoding 60S ribosomal subunit protein L31, putative, with product MTRAGFKGKVLGKEKKLALLEARKKAAEARKSRDDRRWKRVLAKMDPEKRKKYHGVGNTAEHSRVRGCTRASLFKRTGRKPDNIVMEASIHLSKLLKKKTFHKRAPIAIKRIRSFVGKLMKTKDNRIDASLNTFIWHKGVKGVPGRVRVRVERKSETMEGGKRKHFYTVISHIPVPSFKNLTTKVIEQ from the coding sequence ATGACTCGCGCTGGATTTAAGGGTAAGGTGCTCggcaaggaaaagaaacttgcGCTGCTTGAGGCCCGAAAGAAGGCGGCTGAAGCTCGCAAGTCACGCGATGACCGCCGTTGGAAGCGCGTGTTGGCGAAAATGGACCCCGAGAAACGCAAAAAGTACCACGGCGTGGGGAATACGGCTGAACACTCTCGTGTCCGCGGTTGCACACGTGCATCACTTTTCAAGAGAACTGGTCGCAAACCCGATAACATCGTAATGGAAGCGTCCATTCATCTCTCAAAGCTTCTGAAGAAGAAGACATTCCACAAACGCGCACCCATCGCTATTAAACGCATTCGCTCATTTGTGGGTAAACTGATGAAGACGAAGGACAACCGCATTGATGCATCCCTGAACACCTTCATTTGGCATAAGGGCGTGAAGGGTGTTCCTGGCCGAGTTCGTGTACGTGTGGAGCGCAAATCCGAGACGATGGAAGGCGGCAAACGCAAGCACTTCTACACAGTCATCTCTCACATCCCAGTTCCTAGCTTCAAGAACCTGACAACTAAGGTGATTGAGCAGTAA